The genomic window CGCTGTATATACCAGTAGCAGCAAACTGGATTGATTTATTATGAATGTCGGTGGCAAATATTTTAAAAGGCTTATTGCCATTAGGATCATTTTCCATGGCAGTAGTCATCATCATAGACATGGTATATGCCTCTTGACCTGATGCGCATGCTGATACCCAAATTCGGATCTCTGGGTCATCTTTAAACTGAGCTAATAATTTAGGTATTCTTGATTTTAATGACGAAAAAGCTTCAGGATCACGGAAAAACTCTGTTACCCCAATGAGTAAATCATAATAAAGTGATTCTAATTCCTCATGATTACTTAAAAGAATATTGATGTATTCTTTTAATGTTTTCGTTTTTTGGTAAGTGAGTCTACGTTCGAGGCGTCGAGTAATGGTTGATGGTTTATACTGCGAAAAATCTAGATCAAACCTATTATTAAGTAATATAAGAATTTCTGAAAATTCACTAACTTCAGCGTCAAAATGTCCTAGGGCTAACTGTTCAGCTACCTTTTCAGTACGCAGTGAATATTTCATAAGTGCGTCAGGCATCGATTCAGGAGGAAGAACTGAATCAACTTTATTGGTTTTAATTGCGTTTTGAGGCATTGAATCAAATTTGCAACTTTCAGGTTGTTGTGCAATGACAAACCCACCACTGTCATGTACTTTTGTAATACCTTTAGTACCATCTGAACCCGTGCCTGAAAGCACAATAGCGATGCTTTTTTCCTGATACGTTTCTGCCATTGATCTAAAAAACGTATTAATAGGTAGGTTAATAACTTCTGTGTTTTCTCTATCGGTTAAATAAAGCTTACCGTTCGCAGCAATCATTTCTTTTTTAGGAGGTAATAGGTAAATAGTATCGGCTTCAATGGCTATTTGATCTGTCGCTACTTTAATCGGGATCATGGTCTTACGTGCAAGCAATTCGTGCATCATACTTTTATAGTCTGGCGATAAATGTTGTATAACGATGAAAGCCATGCCCGTTTTAAATGGCATATTTATAAACAACGACTCTAGGGCTTCTAAGCCGCCCGCAGATGCACCAATACCAACCACATAATTTGGTATTTTGATCTCACTGAGGTTGTCACCATTTATCTCATCTAGACTGAGCATTTTCTCTTTGTCCCTCGCATGAGAGATCTCTTCGTCGCTTTTAGTCGCTTTCTGCTTATCACTTTCCATTGTTGATTTCCATCCACACTGTTTGTAGGTTTTTGAGCTTACTCGATACTTTTAATAAGGTTTCTTTTTGATCCGGAGAGTTATTCTTGTTGGCAATGAGTGCTTCAATAGGATCAATTAAGTCTACCTCGAGCTTTTTCAAATGACCTTCTATTTGCTCAATGGATTTAATACGCAACGCTTGTTGTACAATAAAATCGACTTTACGGTATAACGTTTCAGGTTCAATGGGTTTCAGTAAAAAATCCACTGCGCCATATTTATAAGCTCTAAGGGTTTCATTCTCGCTAAATATTTTTCCGGTGATCATAATAACAGGAACTTTTGTATGGGTAGGCGCATTACGGAGTGTTTTTAAAAACTCGAAACCGTCCATTTCAGGCATGCTAACGTCAAGTAATACACAGTCAATTGACTCTTTCAACATGATCAGCAAGGCTTCTCTAGCTGACGTTGCTTTAATAATACTAGCGTTGATCCCGGAAAGAACATCTTCCAGAGCGAGTAAACTTGATATTTGGTCGTCTACTGCCAATATTTTAATTGTGCTCACGTATTCCCTTATATATTTAGTCATGGTTAAGTTAAGTTGAAAACGATACTTTATATATGTGGTATATATTAAATGCTTAACATAACTGTATACCATTAACACATGATTATCATCACTAAATATTTGCAATAGTATTATTTATAACTAGACTAGGTTCATAAATTGTCGTTTTTGTCGCTTTGTGGATTAAATCTAACTTATTGATTTTTTTATTTATTTTTTTATTTTTTTAAAAGTAATAAACAACTTTAATTCGAGTAAACTAAACACAAGAAGGTTAAATCAATATTTTATGAAATTCATTCCCCTACTGTCAGGCGAGATATGGTTATTTTATTAGTAGACGATGATCAATTAGATAGAGCATTAATCATTCATACATTGAAAAAAAGTAAGTTAGATGTCGAGATTAAAGAAGCTACAACAGTTAACCAAGGAATAGCATTATTCTCAAAGCATAGATTTGATATAATTCTGTTAGATTATTCAATGCCTGATCGCGATGGTATTGAAATGATATTAGAAATTAAAAGTCAGGAGCAAGGTTCAAATACAGCCATAATGATGATGAGCTCACTTGAAAATGAAAAGATCGCGGTTAATTGCATTAAAGCAGGCGCGCAAGACTTTTTACCAAAAGATGAAATTACTGAAAAAAAATTACGGCGAGCTATACTTCATGCCACAACGCGGCATGATTTAGAAAGTAAGCTTTTGGCCACATACCAACAGGTTAAAAACTTAGCCGAAACAGACAGTCTTACTGGCTTACCCAATCGTTATTATTTTGATAAATCTCTCAAATTAGAAGTCAAAATTAATAAACGAAATGAGCATATACTTGCTTTGCTATTACTTGATATTGATAACTTTAAACTCATCAATGATAACTTTGGTCATGATGTTGGTGATATCCTCCTTCAAAAAGTGACGGCCAGAATTAACCACTGCCTTAGAGGTAATGAGCATTTTTCGCGATTAGGTGGGGATGAATTTGCAATCACCCTCAGTCATCTTATAAATAACCAACAAGCTTATATCGTGGCTCAACGTATCATTGATATAATGCAAGCACCTATAGAAATAGCCAATACGCCTATACATTGTACCGTGAGTATTGGTATAGCACTTCACCCATGTAATGCAAAAAATAGCGAAGAGTTGTTTAAATATGCTGATATCGCCATGTATCGTTCAAAGAACCAAGGAAGAAACCAAATCTGTTTTTTTGAAGATGAGATGCAGAAAAAATTTAAGCAGCGTTTACAGGTTGAACTTGATTTAAGACATGCCATTAAAAAACAGCAGTTTGAATTATATTACCAACCCGTCATAGATCCGAGAAATGAAAGTCTAACGGGTTTTGAAGCTTTGATACGGTGGAAAGTAGACGGGGTAATGCGTAATCCAGATAGCTTTATTGAAATCGCAGAAGAAACCCATCAAATTTCTGAAATTGGCCTTTGGGTTATTGAAGAAGCCATATCAACTTTATCAAAATGGAACCTTGATCGTAAAAAACCGTTAACCATGGCGATCAATATTTCAGCCGTTCAATTGGGCGATTTTACACTTGTTGACACTATAGCGACATGCTTATCTAAATATGATGTTCCTGCAAATTTAATTGAAATTGAATTAACAGAAACGGCATTATTAAATACTTCAAAAATTTCTTATGAAATATTAGCCGATATAGCAGGAGGTGGTTGCCATTTATCCTTAGATGATTTTGGCACCGGTTACTCCTCAATTTCGCATTTACGAAATCACCCTATTTCGGTGTTAAAAATAGATAAAAGCCTAATGCCTTCAAGTACTCAAGATATTAAACTTACCTCACTTGTTAGAGGTCTAGTGTCAATGGCAAGCATATTAGGTTTAAAAGTTATCGCTGAGGGTGTTGAAACTAAACAACATGCCGATCTTTGTAAGGAGCTAAATATTGAACGAGTTCAAGGCTATTTTTATTCTAAGCCTAGAACACGACTTGATATAGAAAACACCTACTTACTAGAAAGTACTCTGTGTATTAAATAGAGAATAAGCGATGAGAGAAGAATACTGTCGACAGATTATTGAGTCTTTACCTTATGCTATTATTATTACGGATCAACAAGGTCGAATAGAAGAAATAAACGCACAAACGGCGTTACTTTTTGGCTATAGTCAACAAGAGTTACATGATAAAAAAATAGACATCCTCATACCTGAAAGGTTTTGTGAGCAGCATCATAAAGACCTAGATAGCCAGAATGATTGTCCCCCTCCTCGTCAAGCGGAACTAGGAAGGAACCTTTTTGGTTTAACAAAAGAAGGGGACGAATTCCCCGTAAGAATAAATTTATCCCTATTAGAAAATAACGGCAACAATAAAATACTTACCACCATTATTGATATGTCTGAGCAATCGGATATTGTAAGAGAACTAAAACGTGTTAAGAAAGAATTAAAT from Colwellia sp. PAMC 20917 includes these protein-coding regions:
- a CDS encoding response regulator, which produces MSTIKILAVDDQISSLLALEDVLSGINASIIKATSAREALLIMLKESIDCVLLDVSMPEMDGFEFLKTLRNAPTHTKVPVIMITGKIFSENETLRAYKYGAVDFLLKPIEPETLYRKVDFIVQQALRIKSIEQIEGHLKKLEVDLIDPIEALIANKNNSPDQKETLLKVSSKLKNLQTVWMEINNGK
- a CDS encoding two-component system response regulator, which produces MVILLVDDDQLDRALIIHTLKKSKLDVEIKEATTVNQGIALFSKHRFDIILLDYSMPDRDGIEMILEIKSQEQGSNTAIMMMSSLENEKIAVNCIKAGAQDFLPKDEITEKKLRRAILHATTRHDLESKLLATYQQVKNLAETDSLTGLPNRYYFDKSLKLEVKINKRNEHILALLLLDIDNFKLINDNFGHDVGDILLQKVTARINHCLRGNEHFSRLGGDEFAITLSHLINNQQAYIVAQRIIDIMQAPIEIANTPIHCTVSIGIALHPCNAKNSEELFKYADIAMYRSKNQGRNQICFFEDEMQKKFKQRLQVELDLRHAIKKQQFELYYQPVIDPRNESLTGFEALIRWKVDGVMRNPDSFIEIAEETHQISEIGLWVIEEAISTLSKWNLDRKKPLTMAINISAVQLGDFTLVDTIATCLSKYDVPANLIEIELTETALLNTSKISYEILADIAGGGCHLSLDDFGTGYSSISHLRNHPISVLKIDKSLMPSSTQDIKLTSLVRGLVSMASILGLKVIAEGVETKQHADLCKELNIERVQGYFYSKPRTRLDIENTYLLESTLCIK